The following coding sequences are from one Streptomyces sp. NBC_00536 window:
- a CDS encoding M14 family metallopeptidase translates to MPYLNITEVESAVTSLATAFPDTCDLIDLPERSFEGRAAHALRIGAAQRGANDAVVLIGGAHAREWGSCEILVNLAADLLHARSGGTGLAYGGTSFSSAQVRGILDGLDVVVFPLVNPDGRHYSQTVDPMWRRNRDPAQSGGDPQAIGVDINRNYDHLFDFGTAFHPDAPVRVSTDPGDLDQVYQGPSAFSEPETRNVRWLLDAFPRTRWFVDVHSYTQDMLYVWGDDNNQSIDPNRNFQNPAFDGKRGLKQDLLYAEFVPKTDADDSAVLAEQFCKALKGVRGKVYTPQSAFDLYPTCGTSDDYAYARHIVDPQKGKILAFTVEWGKSFHPPWAEMEKIVLDVDAGLVQFCLTART, encoded by the coding sequence ATGCCGTACCTGAACATCACCGAGGTCGAGTCGGCCGTGACCAGCCTGGCCACCGCGTTCCCCGACACCTGCGACCTCATCGACCTGCCCGAGCGCTCCTTCGAGGGCCGGGCCGCCCACGCGCTGCGGATCGGCGCCGCCCAGCGAGGGGCCAACGACGCCGTCGTACTGATCGGCGGCGCACATGCCCGGGAATGGGGCAGCTGCGAAATCCTCGTCAACCTCGCGGCCGACCTCCTGCACGCGCGGAGCGGCGGTACGGGCCTCGCCTACGGCGGTACGAGCTTCAGCTCCGCCCAGGTGCGCGGCATCCTCGACGGACTCGACGTCGTCGTGTTCCCGCTCGTCAATCCGGACGGCCGGCACTACAGCCAGACCGTCGATCCGATGTGGCGCAGGAACCGCGATCCGGCCCAGTCCGGCGGCGACCCGCAAGCGATCGGCGTCGACATCAACCGCAACTACGACCACCTCTTCGACTTCGGGACCGCCTTCCACCCGGACGCCCCGGTCCGGGTCTCGACCGACCCGGGCGACCTGGATCAGGTGTACCAGGGGCCCAGCGCCTTCTCGGAGCCCGAGACGCGCAACGTCCGCTGGCTGCTCGACGCGTTCCCGCGGACCCGCTGGTTCGTCGACGTGCACAGCTACACCCAGGACATGCTCTATGTGTGGGGCGACGACAACAACCAGTCCATCGATCCGAACAGGAACTTCCAGAACCCCGCCTTCGACGGCAAGCGCGGACTGAAACAGGACCTGCTCTACGCGGAGTTCGTCCCGAAGACCGATGCCGACGACTCCGCCGTGCTCGCCGAGCAGTTCTGCAAGGCGCTGAAGGGCGTCCGGGGCAAGGTGTACACCCCCCAGTCCGCCTTCGACCTGTACCCGACCTGCGGAACCAGCGACGACTACGCCTACGCGCGCCACATCGTCGACCCGCAGAAGGGCAAGATCCTGGCCTTCACGGTCGAGTGGGGCAAGAGCTTCCACCCGCCGTGGGCGGAGATGGAGAAGATCGTCCTCGATGTCGACGCCGGGCTCGTGCAGTTCTGCCTGACCGCTCGCACCTAG
- a CDS encoding ABC transporter permease codes for MALHRLQHHPVGPVRTRFWAETALGTLSGLLFLVTLVWRDWIELLFGVEPDSGSGALEWLIVAVTALVTVLCALGARMEWRRTHPAGALASR; via the coding sequence ATGGCCCTCCACAGACTCCAGCACCACCCTGTGGGCCCGGTCCGCACGCGCTTCTGGGCGGAGACCGCCCTGGGAACCCTGTCCGGGCTGCTCTTCCTGGTCACGCTCGTCTGGCGCGACTGGATCGAGCTCCTCTTCGGCGTCGAGCCCGATTCCGGGAGCGGCGCCCTTGAGTGGCTCATCGTGGCCGTTACGGCCCTGGTCACCGTCCTGTGCGCCCTCGGCGCGCGGATGGAGTGGCGCAGAACCCACCCAGCCGGCGCGCTCGCCTCGCGGTAG
- a CDS encoding cyclase family protein — MPVSTDPAGVPRVSRREFDALFDSVRTWGRWAAADRGAWNRVTPDHVRRAAALVRDGTAVPLGLPWNTRPGPDNAKPALHYMSDLGDVEPPEPATHKDFLAVDYHGKAVSHLDALSHVAYRGLLYGGIPAREVIGSGGARFGSVAALGPLVTRGVLLDLPVVLGTDWLEPGHAVHARDVISAERALGVAIDEGCAVLLRSGRFRRRRELGPWDVDAASAGFHVDAMPLLAERAISLLGADGDSDVRPSPVEGVHSPVHALAVAAMGVPLLDNLDLEALSAACAEAGRYEFMIVVTPLDVPGGTGSPVNPVALL, encoded by the coding sequence ATGCCCGTGAGCACCGACCCCGCCGGGGTTCCCCGGGTGTCCCGGCGGGAATTCGACGCCCTCTTCGACTCGGTCCGTACGTGGGGGCGCTGGGCCGCGGCCGACCGGGGCGCCTGGAACCGGGTCACCCCGGATCATGTGCGGCGGGCCGCCGCCCTGGTCCGGGACGGTACGGCGGTGCCCCTGGGGCTGCCCTGGAACACCCGGCCCGGCCCGGACAACGCCAAGCCCGCCCTGCACTACATGTCCGACCTCGGCGATGTGGAGCCCCCGGAACCTGCCACCCACAAGGACTTCCTCGCCGTCGACTACCACGGCAAGGCGGTCAGCCACCTCGACGCGCTGTCGCACGTCGCCTACCGGGGGCTGCTCTACGGGGGCATCCCGGCGCGCGAGGTCATCGGCTCCGGCGGTGCCCGCTTCGGCTCGGTGGCGGCGCTGGGCCCGCTCGTGACCAGGGGCGTGCTCCTCGACCTGCCGGTCGTCCTCGGGACCGACTGGCTGGAGCCCGGACACGCGGTCCACGCCCGTGACGTCATCTCCGCCGAGCGGGCGCTCGGCGTCGCGATCGACGAGGGGTGCGCGGTTCTGCTGCGCTCCGGCCGGTTCCGGCGCCGCCGCGAGCTGGGTCCCTGGGACGTCGACGCGGCGAGCGCGGGTTTCCACGTGGACGCGATGCCCCTGCTGGCCGAGCGGGCGATCAGCCTGCTCGGCGCGGACGGGGACAGCGACGTCCGGCCCTCCCCGGTCGAGGGCGTCCACTCCCCCGTGCACGCCCTCGCCGTCGCGGCCATGGGGGTGCCCCTGCTGGACAACCTGGACCTGGAGGCGCTGTCCGCCGCGTGCGCGGAGGCGGGGCGCTACGAGTTCATGATCGTCGTGACGCCCCTCGACGTCCCCGGCGGGACGGGATCACCGGTCAATCCGGTCGCTCTCCTGTGA
- a CDS encoding SpoIIE family protein phosphatase, whose protein sequence is MGVTGEQIGPARSRERFLVGESVETGVRSPILNSWLRCRMLGLSPDQTELPYRDDFDPDSRLVRAARPVLDQLQSRFSGSRMNVSVADADGTVLQRRFGDPSLARSLPPIQRVPGFVFAERFGGTNGIGLALAERGPIQVYGAEHFAERAQSNACCAIPIRDQLSGRIAGVLCFGYPHAYEHPALPVLLRRAAETIERRLTEQSSARERGLLRAYLDAERRGLSGGGAQDGHHTGPTAPALRSGSGSGSGSGSGSGGLNGLDGLDELVDLELDPHDQAILKERATELISSSRRAAVDVVLPHGREATLLSRPVTSRSGVGGMVVEAVLSSDTAPVHHLSVAPRPVPSRAGPPATGPSPAGPPATGSPSAGSPPPGSAPAVGPRPRMVRGLVLVGEPEVGKYAVAARRRLELLAEASTRIGTTLDVNRTALELAETAVPALADYVTVDLPEAVLRGDEPAGPGTDLYRTVVHGIRDDCPFHPAGQHVELGSANPVLRCLTESRTFLEPELKSAAGWIAQDPDRARRIMARGVHSLIAVPLLARGVLLGIASFYRAQDPAPYGDDDARLAQELASRAALCIDNARRYTREHALALALQRSLLPRGLPEQGAVEVAHRYLPAESGVGGDWFDVIPLSGARVALLVGDVVGHGLHAAATMGRLRTAARTFAELELAPDELLTHLDNLLVRLDREEGDDHTTGSSTGIVGATCLYAIYDPTSRQCTMARAGHLPPALVRPDGTVTFPDLPAGPPLGLGGLPFETAEMELPPDSTLVLYTDGLVEDRHRDIDVALDALRQALAHAGRSPEETCRAVMAAMAPEHPRDDIALLVARTHTVPADRIATWDLPTDPARVSGIRAAATRKLSQWGLDELSFTAELLLSELVTNALRYGTEPIQVRLIHDRALICEVSDGSSTAPHLRRAATTDEGGRGLFLVAHLAQSWGTRYTPRGKVIWAECALDAT, encoded by the coding sequence ATGGGGGTCACGGGAGAGCAGATAGGCCCCGCACGCTCCCGTGAGCGGTTCCTGGTGGGCGAGTCGGTCGAGACCGGCGTACGGAGCCCGATCCTGAATTCGTGGCTGCGCTGCCGGATGCTGGGGCTGTCACCGGACCAGACCGAGCTGCCGTACCGGGACGACTTCGATCCGGACAGCCGGCTCGTACGGGCGGCCCGTCCGGTCCTCGACCAGTTGCAGTCCCGGTTCTCCGGGAGCCGGATGAACGTCTCGGTCGCCGACGCGGACGGCACGGTGCTGCAACGCCGCTTCGGCGATCCCTCCCTGGCCCGGAGCCTGCCCCCCATCCAGCGCGTGCCCGGCTTCGTCTTCGCCGAGCGGTTCGGCGGGACCAACGGCATCGGCCTCGCCCTGGCCGAGCGGGGCCCCATCCAGGTCTACGGCGCGGAGCACTTCGCCGAGCGCGCCCAGTCCAACGCCTGCTGCGCCATACCCATCCGTGACCAGCTCAGCGGGCGCATCGCGGGCGTGCTCTGCTTCGGGTACCCGCACGCCTACGAGCATCCGGCCCTCCCCGTCCTGCTCCGACGGGCGGCCGAGACGATCGAGCGGCGGCTGACCGAGCAGAGTTCGGCGCGCGAGCGCGGGCTGCTGCGGGCGTACCTCGATGCCGAACGGCGCGGCCTGTCGGGCGGGGGCGCCCAGGACGGGCACCACACCGGGCCGACCGCCCCGGCCCTGCGGTCCGGGTCCGGGTCCGGGTCCGGGTCCGGGTCCGGGTCCGGTGGGCTGAACGGGCTGGACGGCCTGGACGAACTGGTCGATCTCGAACTCGACCCGCACGATCAGGCGATCCTCAAGGAGAGGGCGACCGAGCTGATCTCCTCGTCCCGGCGGGCGGCCGTCGACGTGGTGCTCCCCCACGGCCGGGAGGCCACCTTGCTGAGCCGCCCCGTCACGAGCCGTTCCGGGGTGGGGGGAATGGTCGTCGAGGCCGTGCTCAGCAGCGACACCGCTCCGGTCCATCACCTCTCCGTCGCGCCCCGCCCCGTACCCTCCCGCGCCGGACCACCGGCCACCGGACCGTCGCCTGCCGGACCGCCGGCCACCGGATCACCGTCCGCCGGATCGCCGCCCCCCGGATCGGCACCCGCCGTCGGGCCCCGCCCCCGCATGGTCCGCGGCCTGGTGCTCGTGGGCGAGCCGGAGGTCGGCAAGTACGCCGTCGCGGCGCGGCGCCGCCTGGAGCTGCTGGCCGAGGCCAGCACGCGCATCGGCACCACCCTGGACGTGAACCGCACCGCCCTGGAACTCGCCGAGACGGCAGTCCCGGCCCTGGCCGACTACGTCACCGTGGACCTGCCCGAGGCGGTGCTGCGCGGCGACGAACCCGCCGGTCCCGGGACCGACCTGTACCGGACGGTGGTCCACGGCATCCGCGACGACTGCCCCTTCCACCCGGCCGGACAGCACGTGGAGCTCGGCTCCGCGAACCCCGTCCTGCGCTGCCTGACCGAAAGCCGCACGTTCCTGGAACCCGAGCTGAAGTCCGCGGCCGGCTGGATCGCACAGGACCCCGATCGCGCCCGGCGGATCATGGCGCGCGGCGTGCACTCCCTGATCGCCGTCCCGCTGCTGGCCCGCGGCGTCCTCCTCGGCATCGCGAGCTTCTACCGCGCGCAGGACCCCGCCCCCTACGGGGACGACGACGCCCGGCTGGCCCAGGAGCTGGCGTCCCGCGCCGCCCTGTGCATCGACAACGCCCGCCGGTACACCCGGGAGCACGCCCTCGCCCTGGCGCTCCAGCGCAGCCTGCTCCCGCGCGGTCTGCCCGAGCAGGGCGCCGTCGAGGTCGCCCACCGCTATCTGCCCGCCGAGTCGGGAGTGGGGGGCGACTGGTTCGACGTCATCCCCCTGTCGGGGGCCCGGGTCGCCCTCCTCGTGGGCGACGTCGTCGGCCACGGGCTGCACGCGGCCGCCACGATGGGGCGGCTGCGGACCGCCGCGCGCACCTTCGCCGAACTCGAACTCGCGCCCGACGAGCTCCTCACCCACCTGGACAACCTCCTGGTGCGGCTGGACCGGGAGGAGGGCGACGACCACACCACGGGCAGCAGCACCGGCATCGTCGGCGCCACCTGCCTGTACGCCATCTACGACCCCACCTCGCGGCAGTGCACCATGGCCCGGGCCGGCCACCTTCCGCCGGCCCTGGTCCGTCCCGACGGCACCGTGACCTTCCCCGACCTGCCCGCCGGTCCCCCGCTGGGTCTGGGCGGCCTGCCCTTCGAGACGGCCGAGATGGAGCTGCCCCCGGACAGCACGCTCGTCCTCTACACCGACGGGCTCGTCGAGGACCGCCACCGCGACATCGACGTCGCCCTCGACGCGCTGCGGCAGGCGCTGGCCCATGCGGGCCGGAGCCCCGAGGAAACGTGCCGGGCGGTCATGGCCGCCATGGCGCCCGAGCATCCTCGCGACGACATCGCCCTGCTCGTCGCCCGTACCCACACCGTGCCCGCCGACCGGATCGCGACGTGGGACCTGCCGACCGATCCGGCGCGGGTGTCCGGCATCCGCGCCGCCGCCACCCGGAAGCTGTCCCAATGGGGCCTGGACGAACTCTCGTTCACCGCCGAGCTGCTGCTGAGCGAGCTGGTCACCAACGCGCTGCGCTACGGCACCGAGCCGATCCAGGTGCGCCTGATCCACGACCGCGCGCTGATCTGCGAGGTCTCCGACGGCAGCAGCACCGCCCCGCACCTGCGGCGGGCGGCCACCACGGACGAAGGCGGGCGCGGCCTGTTCCTCGTGGCGCACCTGGCCCAGTCCTGGGGCACCCGCTACACACCCCGCGGCAAGGTCATCTGGGCCGAATGCGCCCTTGATGCGACGTAA
- a CDS encoding sugar ABC transporter ATP-binding protein, whose protein sequence is MSGTSGTSPNRPPGDSGGEPLVRIRGLGKRFGGTVALEGVSLDLRGGSVLALLGPNGAGKSTLIKVLAGVHRADAGEVTVAGHPLGSEAASGRMSFIHQDLGLVEWMTVAENIALGTGYPLRHGLISWRRTRERCAEALRTVAGHLDADARIADLAPAERSLVAIARALARRAELFVLDEPTATLPAADCARLFDVLHTLRDRGHAVLYVSHRLDEVYRVADAFAVLRDGRLVSGGPLAGYGPARLVHDIAGGVPARRGPAAVLPAGRPPLLSLDAVTTRRTRPVSLDLAPGEIVGMVGLTGAGHMHLGRALAGALPLLGGRALLDGRPYHPRTVAAALGRGVGIVAANRQEEGCAPDLTVRENFLANPRAAGVPAWRWLGPRRERREAAALIERYSVRPRDSEVPLATLSGGHQQKVVLGRALRGRLRLLILEEPTASVDVGAKAAIHRLLDDAAAEGLAVLLVSTDFEEVADLCHRALVFVRGSVVAEPAGAALTPAELTRAASAMPAITGSTTAP, encoded by the coding sequence ATGTCCGGTACTTCCGGCACCTCGCCGAACCGCCCGCCCGGGGACTCCGGCGGGGAACCGCTCGTGCGGATACGCGGTCTCGGCAAGCGGTTCGGCGGCACCGTCGCGCTGGAGGGGGTCAGCCTCGACCTCCGCGGCGGCAGCGTGCTCGCCCTCCTCGGCCCCAATGGCGCCGGGAAATCCACGCTGATCAAGGTGCTCGCCGGGGTCCACCGGGCCGACGCGGGCGAGGTGACGGTGGCCGGGCACCCGCTCGGGTCCGAAGCAGCGTCCGGAAGGATGTCCTTCATCCATCAGGACCTCGGCCTGGTCGAGTGGATGACGGTCGCCGAGAACATCGCCCTGGGGACGGGCTACCCGCTCCGCCACGGCCTGATCTCCTGGCGGCGGACCCGGGAGCGGTGCGCCGAGGCCCTGCGGACCGTCGCCGGACACCTGGACGCCGACGCCCGCATCGCGGACCTCGCGCCCGCCGAGCGGTCCCTGGTGGCCATCGCCCGGGCCCTCGCGCGGCGGGCGGAACTCTTCGTCCTCGACGAGCCGACCGCCACGCTCCCCGCCGCGGACTGCGCCCGGCTCTTCGACGTGCTGCACACACTGCGCGACCGGGGGCACGCCGTCCTGTACGTCAGCCACCGGCTCGACGAGGTGTACCGGGTCGCCGACGCGTTCGCCGTCCTGCGCGACGGCCGCCTCGTCAGCGGCGGACCGCTCGCCGGGTACGGTCCCGCGCGCCTGGTCCATGACATCGCGGGCGGCGTACCGGCCCGGCGCGGGCCCGCCGCCGTCCTGCCCGCCGGCCGTCCTCCCCTCCTGAGCCTCGACGCCGTGACGACGCGGCGGACCCGGCCCGTCAGCCTGGATCTGGCGCCGGGGGAGATCGTCGGCATGGTCGGGCTGACCGGCGCCGGCCATATGCACCTGGGCCGCGCCCTCGCCGGCGCGCTGCCGCTGCTCGGCGGGCGGGCGCTGCTCGACGGCCGGCCGTACCACCCGCGCACCGTGGCCGCCGCCCTCGGCCGGGGCGTCGGCATCGTGGCCGCCAACCGCCAGGAGGAGGGCTGCGCCCCCGATCTGACGGTCCGGGAGAACTTCCTGGCCAACCCCCGGGCGGCCGGTGTGCCCGCGTGGCGCTGGCTCGGTCCCCGGCGCGAGCGGCGCGAGGCCGCCGCCCTGATCGAGCGCTACTCGGTGCGCCCCCGCGACAGCGAGGTGCCCCTCGCCACCCTGTCCGGCGGCCATCAGCAGAAGGTCGTCCTCGGCCGGGCGCTGCGCGGCCGGCTGCGGCTGCTGATCCTCGAAGAGCCGACCGCGAGCGTGGACGTGGGCGCCAAGGCGGCGATCCACCGGTTGCTCGACGACGCGGCCGCCGAGGGCCTGGCGGTCCTGCTGGTGTCCACCGACTTCGAGGAGGTCGCGGACCTCTGCCACCGCGCTCTGGTCTTCGTCCGCGGATCGGTGGTGGCCGAGCCGGCGGGCGCCGCCCTGACGCCCGCCGAACTCACCCGTGCCGCCTCGGCCATGCCCGCGATCACCGGAAGCACGACGGCCCCGTGA
- a CDS encoding ABC transporter permease: protein MTPRSPRGHVIGTHGLPVLAALLFLVFSVVLPDTFPTRDNVSSILSNQAVPALLALGATIPIATGKFDLSIGYGLGLAHVLVMHLIVEEGTPWPLAALAVVLGGALVGAVNGAVVEFARIDSFIATLGTGSIMYALTGWLTDGSRIVPGPEGLPAAFTSLYDARFLGLPVPAFYVLATVVVLWVVLERLPFGRYLYVVGSNPRAADIIGIPTHRYSVYAFAGSGLVVGIAGVLLAAQQQIGNPSVGLDYLLPAFVGALLGSTTIKPGRANALGTLVAVSVLAIGLAGIGQLGAQFWATPLFNGGTLLLAVGLAGYAARRRLRTRAATDPHPPDEPPGPSAARTDEAR, encoded by the coding sequence GTGACCCCCCGGTCCCCGCGCGGGCACGTCATCGGAACCCACGGTCTGCCGGTCCTGGCCGCCCTGCTCTTCCTGGTCTTCTCCGTCGTCCTGCCGGACACCTTCCCCACCCGGGACAACGTGTCCTCGATCCTCTCCAACCAGGCGGTCCCCGCCCTTCTCGCACTCGGGGCGACGATCCCCATCGCCACCGGCAAGTTCGACCTGTCCATCGGCTATGGGCTGGGCCTGGCCCACGTACTGGTGATGCACCTCATCGTCGAGGAGGGGACGCCCTGGCCGCTCGCCGCTCTCGCCGTCGTCCTCGGCGGGGCGCTGGTCGGCGCCGTGAACGGCGCCGTCGTCGAATTCGCCCGGATCGACTCCTTCATCGCCACGCTCGGCACCGGCAGCATCATGTACGCCCTCACCGGATGGCTCACCGACGGCAGCAGGATCGTGCCCGGCCCGGAAGGCCTGCCCGCCGCCTTCACCAGCCTGTACGACGCCCGGTTCCTCGGTCTGCCGGTGCCCGCCTTCTACGTCCTCGCCACCGTCGTCGTCCTCTGGGTGGTGCTGGAACGGCTGCCGTTCGGCCGGTACCTGTACGTCGTCGGCTCCAACCCCCGCGCCGCCGACATCATCGGCATCCCCACCCACAGGTACTCCGTCTACGCCTTCGCCGGATCGGGCCTGGTCGTGGGCATCGCGGGGGTCCTCCTCGCCGCGCAGCAGCAGATCGGCAACCCGAGCGTCGGCCTGGACTACCTGCTGCCCGCCTTCGTCGGCGCGCTGCTCGGCTCCACCACGATCAAGCCCGGCCGCGCCAACGCGCTCGGAACCCTCGTGGCCGTCAGCGTGCTCGCCATCGGGCTCGCCGGGATCGGCCAGCTCGGCGCCCAGTTCTGGGCCACGCCGCTGTTCAACGGGGGCACCCTGCTGCTGGCGGTCGGCCTGGCCGGCTACGCGGCCAGGCGACGGCTGCGCACCCGGGCCGCGACGGACCCCCACCCGCCCGACGAACCTCCCGGGCCCTCGGCGGCGCGGACGGACGAAGCCCGATAG
- a CDS encoding substrate-binding domain-containing protein: MYPNRTSVLAAAALWAAATTLVAGCGGDSSRASDAASASPPAAGCPAALVRAKEAVGRAERTGVSWNGPTTGPEAVPDKVIVYVAQTMTNPGVAGVAKGVREAAAAIGWQVRVIDGDGTPAGIQAALSQAVTLKPSGIVIGGFDPLLTAQQTALAAAAGIALIGWHAVGSPGPSTSPRLFTNITTKVEEVARVSADWVIARSAGDAGVVLFTDDSIPFARDKSELIKRQLATCPGVTLLATENIPIPDASQRTPREVSSLVSRFRGRWTHSVAINDLYFADAAPALRGAGRPGEGPPFNIGAGDGDPSAFQRINSRGFQAATVPEPLAQQGWQIVDEFNRAFAGRPASGYVAPAHVVTAENSGGATSWDPRGYQEAYRSIWRVK, from the coding sequence GTGTACCCGAATCGCACCAGTGTCCTCGCGGCCGCGGCCCTGTGGGCGGCCGCCACCACCCTCGTCGCGGGCTGCGGAGGCGACTCGTCGCGGGCCTCTGACGCGGCCTCGGCCTCACCCCCGGCCGCCGGCTGCCCGGCCGCTCTCGTGCGTGCCAAGGAGGCCGTCGGGCGGGCCGAGCGCACCGGCGTCTCCTGGAACGGCCCCACGACCGGCCCCGAGGCGGTTCCCGACAAGGTCATCGTCTATGTCGCCCAGACCATGACCAACCCCGGTGTCGCCGGAGTCGCCAAGGGCGTCAGGGAAGCCGCTGCGGCCATCGGCTGGCAGGTCCGGGTGATCGACGGGGACGGCACCCCCGCGGGCATCCAGGCCGCGCTCAGCCAGGCGGTCACCCTCAAGCCCTCGGGCATCGTCATCGGCGGCTTCGATCCCCTGCTCACCGCGCAGCAGACCGCGCTGGCAGCGGCCGCGGGCATTGCGCTGATCGGCTGGCACGCGGTCGGCTCCCCCGGGCCGAGCACGAGTCCCCGGCTGTTCACCAACATCACCACGAAGGTGGAGGAGGTCGCGCGGGTCAGCGCGGACTGGGTCATCGCCCGGTCCGCGGGCGACGCCGGGGTCGTCCTCTTCACCGACGACTCCATCCCGTTCGCCCGCGACAAGTCCGAGCTGATCAAACGGCAGCTCGCGACCTGCCCCGGGGTGACACTGCTGGCGACCGAGAACATCCCCATCCCGGACGCGAGTCAGCGCACCCCGCGGGAGGTCTCCTCCCTGGTGTCCCGCTTCCGGGGCCGGTGGACCCACTCCGTCGCGATCAACGACCTCTACTTCGCCGACGCCGCCCCGGCGTTGCGCGGCGCCGGGCGCCCCGGCGAGGGGCCGCCCTTCAACATCGGTGCGGGCGACGGCGATCCTTCCGCCTTCCAGCGCATCAACAGCCGGGGTTTCCAGGCCGCCACCGTCCCGGAACCGCTGGCCCAGCAGGGGTGGCAGATCGTCGACGAGTTCAACCGCGCCTTCGCCGGCCGGCCCGCCAGCGGCTACGTCGCACCCGCTCATGTGGTGACGGCCGAGAACAGCGGCGGGGCCACGTCCTGGGACCCGCGGGGCTACCAAGAGGCGTACCGGAGCATCTGGCGGGTGAAGTGA
- a CDS encoding SixA phosphatase family protein, translated as MSTGATARLVLLRHAKSAWPDVADHERPLGPRGLRDAPAAGRWLRDADCLPALVICSTARRARETWALAAGQLGVEVPVRFDERVYAAEPEDLLEVVSEVPEEVRTLLLVGHNPGLADLAVSLAQEAVDPTEAAEIDRLSQKFPTSAIAVLACPGPWQELAPGSARLTRFAVPRGAAR; from the coding sequence ATGAGCACGGGAGCCACCGCCCGCCTGGTGCTGCTGCGCCACGCCAAATCCGCCTGGCCCGACGTCGCGGACCACGAGCGGCCACTGGGCCCGCGCGGCCTGCGGGACGCGCCCGCGGCGGGCCGCTGGCTGCGCGATGCCGACTGCCTGCCCGCACTGGTCATCTGTTCCACCGCCCGGCGGGCCCGCGAGACCTGGGCACTGGCAGCCGGACAGCTCGGCGTCGAGGTCCCGGTGCGGTTCGACGAGCGGGTGTACGCGGCCGAGCCGGAGGACCTGCTGGAGGTGGTGTCCGAGGTACCGGAGGAGGTACGGACGCTGCTGCTCGTCGGCCACAACCCGGGCCTGGCGGACCTTGCCGTCAGCCTCGCCCAGGAGGCCGTGGACCCCACGGAGGCCGCGGAGATCGACCGCCTGTCCCAGAAGTTCCCGACCTCCGCGATCGCGGTGCTCGCCTGCCCCGGCCCCTGGCAGGAACTCGCGCCGGGCTCGGCCCGCCTGACCCGCTTCGCCGTCCCCCGGGGCGCCGCCCGCTGA
- a CDS encoding LysR family transcriptional regulator, giving the protein MELRTLRYFVAVAEELHFGRAASRLHMSQPPLSRAIKGLETEIGAALFDRSSAGVALTEVGAVLLEEARSLLARAERVRVRVAAAAGAATVTIGILGDSTDPAATRLADAYRLRHPRVEVRVREADLADPTCGLRAGLVDVALTRAPFDGTGLTVRALRADPVGALLRADDPLARRAALELADLADRRWFRFPEGTDPLWQSYWNGGEPREGPVVRAVQECRQAVLWNGTVGITLLDHEPGEGLTVVPLSDMEPSRAVVAWNATATDPLLRSFIRLATAAYRESPSAGAMGAGSARQPGARSTPPEHPAPRSAPPRRPGSRVL; this is encoded by the coding sequence ATGGAGCTACGTACGCTGCGCTATTTCGTGGCGGTCGCCGAGGAACTCCACTTCGGCCGGGCCGCTTCCCGGCTGCACATGAGCCAGCCGCCGCTGAGCCGGGCGATCAAGGGCCTGGAGACCGAGATCGGTGCCGCGCTCTTCGACCGGTCTTCCGCCGGGGTCGCGCTCACCGAGGTGGGCGCGGTCCTGCTGGAGGAGGCCCGGTCCCTGCTGGCCCGGGCCGAACGGGTACGCGTACGGGTCGCCGCGGCGGCGGGCGCCGCGACCGTCACCATCGGCATCCTCGGCGACAGCACCGACCCGGCGGCGACCCGGCTGGCCGACGCCTACCGCCTCCGGCACCCGCGCGTCGAGGTCCGCGTCCGGGAGGCCGATCTGGCCGACCCCACCTGCGGGCTGCGCGCGGGACTGGTCGACGTCGCCCTGACCCGGGCGCCGTTCGACGGGACCGGCCTCACCGTGCGGGCGCTGCGGGCCGACCCGGTGGGCGCGCTGCTGCGCGCCGACGACCCACTGGCCCGTCGCGCGGCCCTGGAACTCGCCGACCTGGCCGACCGCCGGTGGTTCCGCTTCCCGGAGGGCACCGATCCGCTCTGGCAGTCGTACTGGAACGGCGGCGAGCCCCGGGAGGGCCCGGTGGTGCGCGCCGTACAGGAATGCCGGCAAGCCGTCCTGTGGAACGGCACGGTCGGCATCACCCTCCTGGACCACGAGCCGGGGGAGGGCCTCACCGTGGTGCCACTGAGCGACATGGAACCGAGCCGTGCGGTGGTGGCATGGAACGCGACCGCCACCGATCCGCTTCTCCGCTCGTTCATCCGGCTCGCGACCGCCGCATACCGCGAGTCACCCTCCGCGGGGGCGATGGGGGCGGGTTCGGCCCGACAGCCTGGTGCCCGTTCAACACCTCCAGAACATCCCGCACCAAGGTCCGCACCGCCTCGCCGTCCAGGATCGCGAGTTCTCTGA